The following are encoded together in the Arvicanthis niloticus isolate mArvNil1 chromosome 9, mArvNil1.pat.X, whole genome shotgun sequence genome:
- the Rasgef1a gene encoding ras-GEF domain-containing family member 1A isoform X2 has product MTCSLKALLLSLPYQDGLNPPTEAMPQTSVVFSSILGPNCNRQVQPGMGERGGGASSGSKDLIFQDGRLTSGSLEALMEHLVPTVDYYPDRTYIFTFLLSSRVFMPPHDLLARVGQICLEQRQQLEAGPEKAKLKPFSTKIVRLLKEWTEAFPCDFQDEKVMAELKAIAHRVTQCDEENGTVKKAIAQMIQSLLLSLAARSQLQELREKLRSPVVDKGPVLKAKPPAAQKDILGVCSDPLVLAQQLTHIELERVNSIRPEDLMQVISHMDSLDNHRCRGDMTKTYSLEAYDNWFNCLSMLVATEVCRVVKKKHRTRMLEFFIDVARECFNIGNFNSMMAIISGMNLSPVARLKKTWSKVKTAKFDVLEHHMDPSSNFCNYRTALQGATQRSQTANSSREKIVIPVFNLFVKDIYFLHKIHTNHLPNGHINFKKFWEISRQIHEFMTWTQVECPFEKDKKIQSYLLTAPIYSEEALFIASFESEGPENHMEKDSWKALRTTLLNRA; this is encoded by the exons ATGACCTGTTCCCTCAAGGCCTTGCTGCTGAGCCTTCCCTACCAAGATGGACTGAACCCTCCAACT GAAGCTATGCCCCAGACATCTGTGGTCTTCTCCAGCATCCTTGGACCGAACTGTAACAGACAGGTGCAGCCTGGcatgggggagagaggaggtggggccAGCAGCGGCTCCAAGGACCTCATTTTTCAAGATGGACGTCTCACTTCCGGCTCTCTGGAGGCCTTGATGGAGCATCTGGTGCCGACGGTGGACTATTATCCTGAT CGGACATACATCTTCACGTTTCTCCTGAGTTCCCGAGTCTTCATGCCCCCTCATGACCTTCTGGCTCGAGTAGGGCAGATCTGCCTGGAGCAGAGGCAACAGCTAGAGGCTGGGCCTGAGAAG GCCAAGCTGAAGCCCTTCTCTACCAAGATCGTGCGGCTGTTGAAGGAGTGGACGGAGGCCTTCCCTTGTGACTTCCAGGATGAGAAGGTCATGGCAGAGCTGAAGGCCATCGCACACCGCGTCACTCAGTGTGACGAG GAGAACGGCACAGTGAAGAAAGCCATTGCCCAAATGATACAAAGCTTGCTGCTGTCCCTGGCTGCCCGAAGTCAGCTCCAAGAGCTTCGGGAGAAGCTCCGGTCACCAGTTGTGGACAAAGGGCCTGTCCTTAAGGCCAAGCCACCAGCCGCCCAGAAAGACATCCTGGGTGTGTGTAGCGACCCCCTGGTGCTggcccagcagctgactcacaTTGAACTG GAGCGGGTCAACAGCATCCGCCCTGAGGACCTGATGCAGGTCATCAGCCACATGGACTCCTTGGACAATCACAGG TGCCGAGGAGACATGACTAAGACCTACAGTTTAGAAGCCTATGACAACTGGTTCAACTGCTTGAGTATGCTCGTGGCTACAGAGGTGTGCCGG GTGGTAAAGAAGAAACACCGGACCCGCATGCTGGAGTTCTTCATTGATGTGGCCCGAGAGTGTTTCAACATCGGCAACTTCAACTCCATGATGGCCATCATAT CTGGCATGAACCTCAGCCCAGTGGCACGGCTGAAGAAAACGTGGTCCAAAGTCAAGACAGCCAAGTTTGATGTCTTGGAG CATCACATGGACCCCTCCAGCAACTTCTGCAACTACCGCACAGCCCTGCAGGGGGCAACACAGAGGTCCCAGACAGCCAACAGCAGCCGTGAGAAGATTGTCATACCCGTGTTCAACCTCTTTGTTAAGGACATCTACTTTCTGCACAAAATCCACACCAACCACCTGCCCAATGGGCACATTAACTTCAAA AAATTTTGGGAAATTTCCAGACAGATCCATGAGTTCATGACATGGACACAGGTAGAGTGTCCCTTTGAGAAGGACAAGAAGATTCAGAGTTACCTGCTCACAGCGCCCATCTACAGCGAGGAAG CTCTCTTCATCGCCTCCTTTGAAAGTGAAGGTCCTGAGAATCACATGGAGAAGGACAGCTGGAAGGCACTCAG GACCACTCTCCTTAACAGAGCCTGA
- the Rasgef1a gene encoding ras-GEF domain-containing family member 1A isoform X1: MTCSLKALLLSLPYQDGLNPPTEAMPQTSVVFSSILGPNCNRQVQPGMGERGGGASSGSKDLIFQDGRLTSGSLEALMEHLVPTVDYYPDRTYIFTFLLSSRVFMPPHDLLARVGQICLEQRQQLEAGPEKAKLKPFSTKIVRLLKEWTEAFPCDFQDEKVMAELKAIAHRVTQCDEENGTVKKAIAQMIQSLLLSLAARSQLQELREKLRSPVVDKGPVLKAKPPAAQKDILGVCSDPLVLAQQLTHIELERVNSIRPEDLMQVISHMDSLDNHRCRGDMTKTYSLEAYDNWFNCLSMLVATEVCRVVKKKHRTRMLEFFIDVARECFNIGNFNSMMAIISGMNLSPVARLKKTWSKVKTAKFDVLEHHMDPSSNFCNYRTALQGATQRSQTANSSREKIVIPVFNLFVKDIYFLHKIHTNHLPNGHINFKKFWEISRQIHEFMTWTQVECPFEKDKKIQSYLLTAPIYSEEVKVLRITWRRTAGRHSGPLSLTEPEDAACRCRMKQKT; this comes from the exons ATGACCTGTTCCCTCAAGGCCTTGCTGCTGAGCCTTCCCTACCAAGATGGACTGAACCCTCCAACT GAAGCTATGCCCCAGACATCTGTGGTCTTCTCCAGCATCCTTGGACCGAACTGTAACAGACAGGTGCAGCCTGGcatgggggagagaggaggtggggccAGCAGCGGCTCCAAGGACCTCATTTTTCAAGATGGACGTCTCACTTCCGGCTCTCTGGAGGCCTTGATGGAGCATCTGGTGCCGACGGTGGACTATTATCCTGAT CGGACATACATCTTCACGTTTCTCCTGAGTTCCCGAGTCTTCATGCCCCCTCATGACCTTCTGGCTCGAGTAGGGCAGATCTGCCTGGAGCAGAGGCAACAGCTAGAGGCTGGGCCTGAGAAG GCCAAGCTGAAGCCCTTCTCTACCAAGATCGTGCGGCTGTTGAAGGAGTGGACGGAGGCCTTCCCTTGTGACTTCCAGGATGAGAAGGTCATGGCAGAGCTGAAGGCCATCGCACACCGCGTCACTCAGTGTGACGAG GAGAACGGCACAGTGAAGAAAGCCATTGCCCAAATGATACAAAGCTTGCTGCTGTCCCTGGCTGCCCGAAGTCAGCTCCAAGAGCTTCGGGAGAAGCTCCGGTCACCAGTTGTGGACAAAGGGCCTGTCCTTAAGGCCAAGCCACCAGCCGCCCAGAAAGACATCCTGGGTGTGTGTAGCGACCCCCTGGTGCTggcccagcagctgactcacaTTGAACTG GAGCGGGTCAACAGCATCCGCCCTGAGGACCTGATGCAGGTCATCAGCCACATGGACTCCTTGGACAATCACAGG TGCCGAGGAGACATGACTAAGACCTACAGTTTAGAAGCCTATGACAACTGGTTCAACTGCTTGAGTATGCTCGTGGCTACAGAGGTGTGCCGG GTGGTAAAGAAGAAACACCGGACCCGCATGCTGGAGTTCTTCATTGATGTGGCCCGAGAGTGTTTCAACATCGGCAACTTCAACTCCATGATGGCCATCATAT CTGGCATGAACCTCAGCCCAGTGGCACGGCTGAAGAAAACGTGGTCCAAAGTCAAGACAGCCAAGTTTGATGTCTTGGAG CATCACATGGACCCCTCCAGCAACTTCTGCAACTACCGCACAGCCCTGCAGGGGGCAACACAGAGGTCCCAGACAGCCAACAGCAGCCGTGAGAAGATTGTCATACCCGTGTTCAACCTCTTTGTTAAGGACATCTACTTTCTGCACAAAATCCACACCAACCACCTGCCCAATGGGCACATTAACTTCAAA AAATTTTGGGAAATTTCCAGACAGATCCATGAGTTCATGACATGGACACAGGTAGAGTGTCCCTTTGAGAAGGACAAGAAGATTCAGAGTTACCTGCTCACAGCGCCCATCTACAGCGAGGAAG TGAAGGTCCTGAGAATCACATGGAGAAGGACAGCTGGAAGGCACTCAG GACCACTCTCCTTAACAGAGCCTGAGGATGCAGCCTGCAGATGCCGGATGAAGCAGAAAACATGA
- the Rasgef1a gene encoding ras-GEF domain-containing family member 1A isoform X4: protein MPQTSVVFSSILGPNCNRQVQPGMGERGGGASSGSKDLIFQDGRLTSGSLEALMEHLVPTVDYYPDRTYIFTFLLSSRVFMPPHDLLARVGQICLEQRQQLEAGPEKAKLKPFSTKIVRLLKEWTEAFPCDFQDEKVMAELKAIAHRVTQCDEENGTVKKAIAQMIQSLLLSLAARSQLQELREKLRSPVVDKGPVLKAKPPAAQKDILGVCSDPLVLAQQLTHIELERVNSIRPEDLMQVISHMDSLDNHRCRGDMTKTYSLEAYDNWFNCLSMLVATEVCRVVKKKHRTRMLEFFIDVARECFNIGNFNSMMAIISGMNLSPVARLKKTWSKVKTAKFDVLEHHMDPSSNFCNYRTALQGATQRSQTANSSREKIVIPVFNLFVKDIYFLHKIHTNHLPNGHINFKKFWEISRQIHEFMTWTQVECPFEKDKKIQSYLLTAPIYSEEVKVLRITWRRTAGRHSGPLSLTEPEDAACRCRMKQKT from the exons ATGCCCCAGACATCTGTGGTCTTCTCCAGCATCCTTGGACCGAACTGTAACAGACAGGTGCAGCCTGGcatgggggagagaggaggtggggccAGCAGCGGCTCCAAGGACCTCATTTTTCAAGATGGACGTCTCACTTCCGGCTCTCTGGAGGCCTTGATGGAGCATCTGGTGCCGACGGTGGACTATTATCCTGAT CGGACATACATCTTCACGTTTCTCCTGAGTTCCCGAGTCTTCATGCCCCCTCATGACCTTCTGGCTCGAGTAGGGCAGATCTGCCTGGAGCAGAGGCAACAGCTAGAGGCTGGGCCTGAGAAG GCCAAGCTGAAGCCCTTCTCTACCAAGATCGTGCGGCTGTTGAAGGAGTGGACGGAGGCCTTCCCTTGTGACTTCCAGGATGAGAAGGTCATGGCAGAGCTGAAGGCCATCGCACACCGCGTCACTCAGTGTGACGAG GAGAACGGCACAGTGAAGAAAGCCATTGCCCAAATGATACAAAGCTTGCTGCTGTCCCTGGCTGCCCGAAGTCAGCTCCAAGAGCTTCGGGAGAAGCTCCGGTCACCAGTTGTGGACAAAGGGCCTGTCCTTAAGGCCAAGCCACCAGCCGCCCAGAAAGACATCCTGGGTGTGTGTAGCGACCCCCTGGTGCTggcccagcagctgactcacaTTGAACTG GAGCGGGTCAACAGCATCCGCCCTGAGGACCTGATGCAGGTCATCAGCCACATGGACTCCTTGGACAATCACAGG TGCCGAGGAGACATGACTAAGACCTACAGTTTAGAAGCCTATGACAACTGGTTCAACTGCTTGAGTATGCTCGTGGCTACAGAGGTGTGCCGG GTGGTAAAGAAGAAACACCGGACCCGCATGCTGGAGTTCTTCATTGATGTGGCCCGAGAGTGTTTCAACATCGGCAACTTCAACTCCATGATGGCCATCATAT CTGGCATGAACCTCAGCCCAGTGGCACGGCTGAAGAAAACGTGGTCCAAAGTCAAGACAGCCAAGTTTGATGTCTTGGAG CATCACATGGACCCCTCCAGCAACTTCTGCAACTACCGCACAGCCCTGCAGGGGGCAACACAGAGGTCCCAGACAGCCAACAGCAGCCGTGAGAAGATTGTCATACCCGTGTTCAACCTCTTTGTTAAGGACATCTACTTTCTGCACAAAATCCACACCAACCACCTGCCCAATGGGCACATTAACTTCAAA AAATTTTGGGAAATTTCCAGACAGATCCATGAGTTCATGACATGGACACAGGTAGAGTGTCCCTTTGAGAAGGACAAGAAGATTCAGAGTTACCTGCTCACAGCGCCCATCTACAGCGAGGAAG TGAAGGTCCTGAGAATCACATGGAGAAGGACAGCTGGAAGGCACTCAG GACCACTCTCCTTAACAGAGCCTGAGGATGCAGCCTGCAGATGCCGGATGAAGCAGAAAACATGA
- the Rasgef1a gene encoding ras-GEF domain-containing family member 1A isoform X3 — translation MFLDPQEAMPQTSVVFSSILGPNCNRQVQPGMGERGGGASSGSKDLIFQDGRLTSGSLEALMEHLVPTVDYYPDRTYIFTFLLSSRVFMPPHDLLARVGQICLEQRQQLEAGPEKAKLKPFSTKIVRLLKEWTEAFPCDFQDEKVMAELKAIAHRVTQCDEENGTVKKAIAQMIQSLLLSLAARSQLQELREKLRSPVVDKGPVLKAKPPAAQKDILGVCSDPLVLAQQLTHIELERVNSIRPEDLMQVISHMDSLDNHRCRGDMTKTYSLEAYDNWFNCLSMLVATEVCRVVKKKHRTRMLEFFIDVARECFNIGNFNSMMAIISGMNLSPVARLKKTWSKVKTAKFDVLEHHMDPSSNFCNYRTALQGATQRSQTANSSREKIVIPVFNLFVKDIYFLHKIHTNHLPNGHINFKKFWEISRQIHEFMTWTQVECPFEKDKKIQSYLLTAPIYSEEVKVLRITWRRTAGRHSGPLSLTEPEDAACRCRMKQKT, via the exons ATGTTCCTGGACCCCCAG GAAGCTATGCCCCAGACATCTGTGGTCTTCTCCAGCATCCTTGGACCGAACTGTAACAGACAGGTGCAGCCTGGcatgggggagagaggaggtggggccAGCAGCGGCTCCAAGGACCTCATTTTTCAAGATGGACGTCTCACTTCCGGCTCTCTGGAGGCCTTGATGGAGCATCTGGTGCCGACGGTGGACTATTATCCTGAT CGGACATACATCTTCACGTTTCTCCTGAGTTCCCGAGTCTTCATGCCCCCTCATGACCTTCTGGCTCGAGTAGGGCAGATCTGCCTGGAGCAGAGGCAACAGCTAGAGGCTGGGCCTGAGAAG GCCAAGCTGAAGCCCTTCTCTACCAAGATCGTGCGGCTGTTGAAGGAGTGGACGGAGGCCTTCCCTTGTGACTTCCAGGATGAGAAGGTCATGGCAGAGCTGAAGGCCATCGCACACCGCGTCACTCAGTGTGACGAG GAGAACGGCACAGTGAAGAAAGCCATTGCCCAAATGATACAAAGCTTGCTGCTGTCCCTGGCTGCCCGAAGTCAGCTCCAAGAGCTTCGGGAGAAGCTCCGGTCACCAGTTGTGGACAAAGGGCCTGTCCTTAAGGCCAAGCCACCAGCCGCCCAGAAAGACATCCTGGGTGTGTGTAGCGACCCCCTGGTGCTggcccagcagctgactcacaTTGAACTG GAGCGGGTCAACAGCATCCGCCCTGAGGACCTGATGCAGGTCATCAGCCACATGGACTCCTTGGACAATCACAGG TGCCGAGGAGACATGACTAAGACCTACAGTTTAGAAGCCTATGACAACTGGTTCAACTGCTTGAGTATGCTCGTGGCTACAGAGGTGTGCCGG GTGGTAAAGAAGAAACACCGGACCCGCATGCTGGAGTTCTTCATTGATGTGGCCCGAGAGTGTTTCAACATCGGCAACTTCAACTCCATGATGGCCATCATAT CTGGCATGAACCTCAGCCCAGTGGCACGGCTGAAGAAAACGTGGTCCAAAGTCAAGACAGCCAAGTTTGATGTCTTGGAG CATCACATGGACCCCTCCAGCAACTTCTGCAACTACCGCACAGCCCTGCAGGGGGCAACACAGAGGTCCCAGACAGCCAACAGCAGCCGTGAGAAGATTGTCATACCCGTGTTCAACCTCTTTGTTAAGGACATCTACTTTCTGCACAAAATCCACACCAACCACCTGCCCAATGGGCACATTAACTTCAAA AAATTTTGGGAAATTTCCAGACAGATCCATGAGTTCATGACATGGACACAGGTAGAGTGTCCCTTTGAGAAGGACAAGAAGATTCAGAGTTACCTGCTCACAGCGCCCATCTACAGCGAGGAAG TGAAGGTCCTGAGAATCACATGGAGAAGGACAGCTGGAAGGCACTCAG GACCACTCTCCTTAACAGAGCCTGAGGATGCAGCCTGCAGATGCCGGATGAAGCAGAAAACATGA
- the Rasgef1a gene encoding ras-GEF domain-containing family member 1A isoform X5, translated as MPQTSVVFSSILGPNCNRQVQPGMGERGGGASSGSKDLIFQDGRLTSGSLEALMEHLVPTVDYYPDRTYIFTFLLSSRVFMPPHDLLARVGQICLEQRQQLEAGPEKAKLKPFSTKIVRLLKEWTEAFPCDFQDEKVMAELKAIAHRVTQCDEENGTVKKAIAQMIQSLLLSLAARSQLQELREKLRSPVVDKGPVLKAKPPAAQKDILGVCSDPLVLAQQLTHIELERVNSIRPEDLMQVISHMDSLDNHRCRGDMTKTYSLEAYDNWFNCLSMLVATEVCRVVKKKHRTRMLEFFIDVARECFNIGNFNSMMAIISGMNLSPVARLKKTWSKVKTAKFDVLEHHMDPSSNFCNYRTALQGATQRSQTANSSREKIVIPVFNLFVKDIYFLHKIHTNHLPNGHINFKKFWEISRQIHEFMTWTQVECPFEKDKKIQSYLLTAPIYSEEALFIASFESEGPENHMEKDSWKALRTTLLNRA; from the exons ATGCCCCAGACATCTGTGGTCTTCTCCAGCATCCTTGGACCGAACTGTAACAGACAGGTGCAGCCTGGcatgggggagagaggaggtggggccAGCAGCGGCTCCAAGGACCTCATTTTTCAAGATGGACGTCTCACTTCCGGCTCTCTGGAGGCCTTGATGGAGCATCTGGTGCCGACGGTGGACTATTATCCTGAT CGGACATACATCTTCACGTTTCTCCTGAGTTCCCGAGTCTTCATGCCCCCTCATGACCTTCTGGCTCGAGTAGGGCAGATCTGCCTGGAGCAGAGGCAACAGCTAGAGGCTGGGCCTGAGAAG GCCAAGCTGAAGCCCTTCTCTACCAAGATCGTGCGGCTGTTGAAGGAGTGGACGGAGGCCTTCCCTTGTGACTTCCAGGATGAGAAGGTCATGGCAGAGCTGAAGGCCATCGCACACCGCGTCACTCAGTGTGACGAG GAGAACGGCACAGTGAAGAAAGCCATTGCCCAAATGATACAAAGCTTGCTGCTGTCCCTGGCTGCCCGAAGTCAGCTCCAAGAGCTTCGGGAGAAGCTCCGGTCACCAGTTGTGGACAAAGGGCCTGTCCTTAAGGCCAAGCCACCAGCCGCCCAGAAAGACATCCTGGGTGTGTGTAGCGACCCCCTGGTGCTggcccagcagctgactcacaTTGAACTG GAGCGGGTCAACAGCATCCGCCCTGAGGACCTGATGCAGGTCATCAGCCACATGGACTCCTTGGACAATCACAGG TGCCGAGGAGACATGACTAAGACCTACAGTTTAGAAGCCTATGACAACTGGTTCAACTGCTTGAGTATGCTCGTGGCTACAGAGGTGTGCCGG GTGGTAAAGAAGAAACACCGGACCCGCATGCTGGAGTTCTTCATTGATGTGGCCCGAGAGTGTTTCAACATCGGCAACTTCAACTCCATGATGGCCATCATAT CTGGCATGAACCTCAGCCCAGTGGCACGGCTGAAGAAAACGTGGTCCAAAGTCAAGACAGCCAAGTTTGATGTCTTGGAG CATCACATGGACCCCTCCAGCAACTTCTGCAACTACCGCACAGCCCTGCAGGGGGCAACACAGAGGTCCCAGACAGCCAACAGCAGCCGTGAGAAGATTGTCATACCCGTGTTCAACCTCTTTGTTAAGGACATCTACTTTCTGCACAAAATCCACACCAACCACCTGCCCAATGGGCACATTAACTTCAAA AAATTTTGGGAAATTTCCAGACAGATCCATGAGTTCATGACATGGACACAGGTAGAGTGTCCCTTTGAGAAGGACAAGAAGATTCAGAGTTACCTGCTCACAGCGCCCATCTACAGCGAGGAAG CTCTCTTCATCGCCTCCTTTGAAAGTGAAGGTCCTGAGAATCACATGGAGAAGGACAGCTGGAAGGCACTCAG GACCACTCTCCTTAACAGAGCCTGA